The proteins below come from a single Pseudomonas chlororaphis genomic window:
- the rplT gene encoding 50S ribosomal protein L20 (binds directly to 23S ribosomal RNA prior to in vitro assembly of the 50S ribosomal subunit): MARVKRGVIARKRHKKIMKLAKGYYGARSRVFRVAKQAVIKAGQYAYRDRRQKKRQFRALWIARINAGARTNGLSYSRLIAGLKKASIEIDRKVLADLAVNEKAAFAAIVEKAKATLA; encoded by the coding sequence ATGGCTCGTGTAAAGCGTGGCGTCATTGCCCGTAAGCGTCACAAGAAAATTATGAAACTTGCTAAAGGCTACTACGGTGCGCGTTCCCGCGTATTCCGTGTTGCCAAGCAAGCCGTAATCAAGGCAGGCCAATACGCCTACCGTGACCGTCGTCAGAAAAAACGTCAGTTCCGCGCTCTGTGGATTGCTCGTATCAATGCTGGTGCTCGTACCAACGGTCTGTCCTACAGCCGTTTGATCGCTGGCCTGAAAAAGGCGTCCATCGAGATCGACCGTAAGGTTCTGGCTGATCTGGCAGTGAACGAAAAAGCGGCGTTTGCTGCGATTGTCGAGAAAGCTAAAGCCACCTTGGCTTAA
- a CDS encoding 50S ribosomal protein L35 yields MPKMKTKSGAAKRFLKTANGIKHKHAFKSHILTKMSTKRKRQLRGSSLLHPSDVAKVERMLRLR; encoded by the coding sequence ATGCCAAAGATGAAAACCAAGAGTGGTGCTGCTAAGCGGTTTCTGAAAACTGCTAACGGTATCAAGCACAAGCACGCTTTCAAGAGCCACATCCTGACCAAAATGTCGACCAAGCGTAAGCGTCAACTGCGCGGTAGCAGCTTGCTGCATCCGTCTGACGTGGCAAAAGTCGAGCGCATGCTGCGCCTTCGTTAA